One genomic region from Rhinoraja longicauda isolate Sanriku21f chromosome 8, sRhiLon1.1, whole genome shotgun sequence encodes:
- the LOC144596392 gene encoding gamma-crystallin S-like, whose product MGKITFYEERNFLGRHYECNSDCSDFRTSFSRCNSIKVESGAWALYEQPNFTGNMYVVTKNEYPDYKHWMGINHLIASCHQIQQADASIYKLRICNKGDYETQTIEYTDDCPSVFDQFHIYNIDSCIILDGAWVFYEHPNYRGRQYLLEQGVYEKAGDWGATTSKVQSFHRIIE is encoded by the exons ATGGGGAAA ATCACTTTCTATGAGGAAAGAAACTTTCTGGGTCGCCACTATGAATGTAACAGCGATTGCTCAGATTTCCGCACTTCCTTTTCCCGCTGTAATTCAATCAAAGTAGAAAGTGGAGCCTGGGCTCTGTATGAACAGCCCAATTTTACTGGAAACATGTATGTGGTTACCAAAAACGAATATCCTGATTATAAGCACTGGATGGGAATCAATCACCTCATTGCTTCGTGTCACCAAATCCAACAA GCAGACGCAAGTATTTACAAGCTCAGAATCTGCAACAAGGGCGATTATGAAACTCAAACCATCGAATATACAGATGACTGTCCGTCTGTGTTTGACCAATTCCACATTTATAATATTGACTCCTGCATCATCCTGGATGgtgcatgggttttctatgaACATCCAAATTACCGTGGCAGGCAGTACCTCCTTGAGCAGGGTGTCTATGAGAAAGCTGGAGACTGGGGGGCAACCACTTCCAAAGTGCAGTCTTTCCATCGTATCATTGAGTAG